Proteins encoded within one genomic window of Deinococcus budaensis:
- a CDS encoding MerR family transcriptional regulator, producing MTSPSSVTFYTTAELAREAGVTRRTVMHYADLGLLTPDQVTASGRALYGPYALRLLRDVMDLRALGVPLDEARDMVTLRRATHTLDGTYRRDWTRDDIPLGDERLRAVHARLRLLQDAYARQAEGLARFDRWLTKRFTGGDLPALDIGEGGEEEAAESGAPESAEKQG from the coding sequence CTGACCTCCCCCTCCTCGGTCACCTTCTACACGACCGCCGAACTCGCGCGGGAAGCGGGCGTGACCCGGCGCACGGTGATGCACTACGCGGACCTGGGGCTGCTGACGCCCGATCAGGTCACCGCGTCGGGCCGGGCGCTGTACGGTCCCTACGCGCTGCGGCTGCTGCGCGACGTGATGGACCTGCGGGCGCTGGGCGTGCCGCTCGACGAGGCGCGCGACATGGTGACCCTGCGCCGCGCCACCCATACGCTCGACGGCACCTACCGCCGCGACTGGACCCGCGACGACATTCCCCTGGGCGACGAGCGCCTGCGCGCGGTTCACGCCCGGCTGCGGCTGCTGCAAGACGCCTACGCCCGGCAGGCCGAGGGGCTGGCCCGCTTCGACCGCTGGCTCACCAAGCGCTTTACCGGGGGGGACCTGCCCGCGCTGGACATCGGGGAGGGCGGCGAGGAAGAGGCGGCGGAGAGCGGGGCGCCGGAGAGCGCGGAAAAACAGGGCTGA
- a CDS encoding NADPH:quinone oxidoreductase family protein → MRALTCTAFAEPEALTVQTLPDPTPGPGQVVLDVRAAGVNYPDALMVMGQYQVKPPLPFTPGAEAAGVIAAVGEGVQGLQVGQRVVAFTGTGAFAERLLAPAHAVMPLPDGLDFDVAAGLPLAYGTSMHALSDRAGLKAGETLLVLGAAGGVGLAAVTIGKALGARVIAAASSEEKLAITREHGADETLNYAAEDLRARLKELTGGQGPDVIFDPVGGELAEPAFRSIGWGGRYLVVGFAGGEIPRLPLNLPLLKGASLVGVFWGEFARRDPRGNARNLRQLAAWVESGTVRPLVSERYPLERTPEALRALLERRVTGKVVVTP, encoded by the coding sequence ATGCGCGCCCTGACCTGCACCGCCTTTGCCGAACCCGAGGCCCTGACCGTCCAGACCCTTCCCGACCCCACCCCCGGCCCCGGCCAGGTCGTGCTGGACGTGCGGGCAGCAGGTGTGAACTACCCCGACGCCCTGATGGTGATGGGGCAGTACCAGGTCAAACCGCCGCTGCCTTTCACGCCGGGGGCAGAGGCCGCTGGGGTAATCGCTGCTGTCGGGGAGGGTGTTCAGGGGTTGCAGGTCGGGCAGCGGGTCGTCGCCTTCACCGGGACCGGGGCCTTCGCGGAGAGGTTGCTCGCGCCCGCCCATGCCGTGATGCCCCTTCCCGACGGGCTGGATTTCGATGTGGCGGCGGGACTGCCGCTGGCTTACGGCACCTCGATGCACGCCCTGAGCGACCGGGCGGGGCTGAAGGCGGGCGAGACGCTGCTGGTGCTGGGCGCGGCGGGCGGCGTGGGCCTGGCGGCGGTCACCATCGGCAAGGCGCTGGGGGCGCGGGTGATCGCGGCGGCGAGCAGCGAGGAGAAGCTGGCGATCACGCGTGAACATGGGGCGGACGAGACGCTGAACTACGCTGCGGAAGACCTGCGCGCCCGGTTGAAGGAGCTGACCGGGGGCCAGGGGCCGGACGTGATCTTCGACCCGGTCGGCGGCGAGCTGGCCGAACCCGCCTTCCGGTCCATCGGCTGGGGCGGGCGCTACCTGGTCGTGGGCTTCGCGGGGGGCGAGATTCCCCGGCTGCCGCTCAACCTCCCGCTGCTCAAGGGCGCCTCGCTGGTGGGCGTGTTCTGGGGCGAGTTCGCGCGCCGTGATCCACGCGGCAACGCCCGGAATCTGCGGCAGCTCGCGGCCTGGGTGGAAAGTGGCACCGTGCGGCCCCTGGTCAGCGAGCGCTACCCGCTGGAGCGCACACCGGAAGCGCTGCGTGCCCTGCTGGAGCGACGGGTGACGGGCAAGGTGGTGGTGACGCCCTGA
- a CDS encoding acyl-CoA dehydrogenase has translation MAPFLSRRDLQFQLYEVLDTAALPGRPRFAEHSREVYDDVLNLAYNVADKYFANHTREADLNEPHVVDGKVRLVPAVTEAMKAFRDAGFFSAHHDEELGGLQLPWVVMQAVQAHFQAANIGSSGYPFLTIGNANLQREFASPEQQEKYMLPLLEGRWFGTMALSEPHAGSGLADITTSATPRDDGTYSISGTKMWISGGEHELSENIVHLVLARIKGAPAGVKGISLFIVPRYRVNADGSVGEPNNVVLAGLNHKMGYRGTTNTLLNFGEGGETVGELVGEAGRGLAYMFRMMNEARIGVGMGAVMLGYAGYLASLEYARDRLQGRAASAKDPASPMIPIIRHADVRRLLLRQKSIVEGGLALGLYASALVDDQQTGPQESREDTGLLLDLLTPIVKSWPSKYSQEALSDAIQVMGGAGYTRDYPVELYYRDNRLNPIHEGTEGIQGNDLLGRKVTQSGGRGLQVLVEKIQADLAAAEGLEGLDEIRAALQKAVAQSGAALQSVLGKAPELGPDLFLANANSALEMLGHTVIGWMWLRQAAVAARKLPEARGDDADFYRGKLHAARFFAVYELPKVKAHADLLASADRTTYEMAEAWF, from the coding sequence ATGGCCCCTTTCCTGTCCCGCCGTGACCTGCAATTCCAGCTCTACGAGGTGCTCGACACCGCCGCGCTGCCGGGGCGCCCCCGCTTCGCCGAGCACTCGCGCGAGGTCTATGACGACGTGCTGAACCTCGCCTACAACGTGGCCGACAAGTACTTCGCCAACCACACCCGCGAGGCCGACCTGAATGAGCCGCACGTCGTGGACGGCAAGGTGCGGCTGGTGCCCGCCGTCACGGAGGCGATGAAGGCCTTTCGCGACGCCGGATTTTTCAGCGCCCACCACGACGAGGAGCTGGGCGGCCTGCAACTCCCCTGGGTGGTCATGCAGGCGGTGCAGGCGCATTTCCAGGCGGCGAACATCGGCAGCAGCGGCTATCCTTTCCTGACCATCGGGAACGCCAACCTGCAACGCGAGTTCGCGTCGCCCGAGCAGCAGGAGAAATACATGCTCCCGCTGCTCGAAGGCCGCTGGTTCGGCACCATGGCCCTCTCCGAGCCGCACGCGGGGTCGGGGCTGGCCGACATCACGACGAGCGCCACGCCCAGAGACGACGGCACCTACTCGATCAGCGGCACCAAGATGTGGATTTCCGGCGGCGAGCACGAGCTGTCGGAGAACATCGTCCACCTCGTCCTGGCACGTATCAAGGGCGCTCCGGCGGGGGTGAAGGGCATCTCTCTGTTCATCGTGCCGCGCTACCGGGTCAACGCGGACGGCAGCGTCGGTGAACCGAACAACGTCGTCCTGGCGGGGCTGAACCATAAGATGGGCTACCGGGGCACCACCAACACGCTGCTCAACTTCGGCGAGGGCGGCGAGACGGTGGGCGAACTCGTGGGCGAGGCGGGCCGGGGTCTGGCGTACATGTTCCGGATGATGAACGAGGCGCGCATCGGCGTTGGCATGGGCGCGGTGATGCTGGGCTACGCGGGCTATCTCGCCAGCCTGGAGTACGCCCGCGACCGCCTCCAGGGCCGCGCCGCCAGCGCCAAGGACCCGGCCAGCCCGATGATCCCGATCATCCGCCACGCCGACGTGAGGCGCCTGCTGCTGCGCCAGAAGAGCATCGTGGAGGGCGGCCTCGCGCTGGGGCTGTACGCCTCGGCACTGGTGGATGACCAGCAGACCGGCCCCCAGGAGAGCCGCGAGGACACGGGACTGCTGCTCGACCTGCTGACGCCCATCGTCAAATCCTGGCCCAGCAAGTACAGCCAGGAGGCACTCAGCGACGCGATTCAGGTCATGGGCGGGGCCGGATACACCCGCGACTATCCGGTCGAGCTGTACTACCGCGACAACCGCCTCAACCCTATCCACGAGGGCACCGAGGGCATCCAGGGCAACGACCTGCTGGGCCGCAAGGTGACGCAATCGGGCGGGCGCGGGTTGCAGGTGCTGGTCGAGAAGATTCAGGCCGATCTCGCCGCCGCCGAGGGGCTGGAAGGGCTGGACGAGATTCGCGCGGCCCTTCAGAAAGCCGTGGCCCAGAGCGGCGCGGCCCTGCAAAGCGTCCTCGGCAAGGCCCCGGAGCTTGGCCCCGACCTCTTTCTCGCCAACGCGAACAGCGCGCTGGAGATGCTGGGCCACACGGTGATCGGCTGGATGTGGCTGCGGCAGGCGGCGGTGGCGGCCCGCAAGCTCCCGGAGGCGAGGGGCGACGACGCCGACTTCTACCGGGGCAAGCTGCACGCCGCCCGTTTCTTTGCCGTGTACGAGCTGCCCAAGGTGAAGGCACACGCCGACCTGCTGGCGAGCGCGGACCGGACGACGTATGAGATGGCGGAGGCGTGGTTTTGA
- a CDS encoding alpha/beta fold hydrolase — protein MVGDRTLAYLEVAPAQPRAHVLFLSWLGGSRLGWADVVRELGQDYRALAPDHRDTGDSEACADAFTLADLADDAAAFLRAVAAAPAFVVGLSMGGMVAQHLALRHPELVRGLVLVATTPGGRASTPATERGRAALFLPAELPAPERARQALTLMTHPGFTEAHPGALAQAAANAERHPMSAESFRRQFQAIRAHDTTAGLARIQAPTLVLHGEHDDLIPLSNAERLAAGIPGAGLRVYPGTGHMPHLERPADFLRDLRGFLETHG, from the coding sequence GTGGTGGGGGACAGGACGCTCGCCTACCTGGAGGTGGCCCCGGCCCAGCCCCGCGCCCACGTCCTGTTTCTCTCCTGGCTCGGCGGCTCGCGGCTGGGGTGGGCGGACGTGGTGCGGGAGCTGGGGCAGGACTACCGCGCCCTCGCTCCCGACCACCGCGACACCGGGGATTCGGAGGCCTGCGCGGACGCCTTCACGCTGGCCGATCTCGCGGACGACGCGGCGGCCTTTCTGCGGGCGGTGGCCGCCGCGCCTGCCTTCGTGGTGGGCCTAAGCATGGGCGGGATGGTCGCGCAGCACCTCGCGCTGCGGCACCCGGAGCTGGTGCGCGGGCTGGTGCTGGTCGCCACCACGCCGGGAGGCCGCGCCTCCACCCCGGCGACCGAGCGGGGGCGCGCGGCGCTGTTCCTGCCCGCCGAGTTGCCTGCCCCCGAGCGTGCCCGTCAGGCGTTGACCCTGATGACCCATCCGGGCTTCACGGAGGCCCACCCGGGGGCGCTGGCCCAGGCCGCCGCGAACGCGGAGCGCCATCCCATGAGCGCCGAGAGTTTCCGGCGGCAGTTCCAGGCGATCCGCGCGCACGACACCACGGCGGGCCTCGCCCGCATCCAGGCGCCCACCCTGGTCCTGCACGGCGAGCACGACGACCTGATTCCGCTGTCCAACGCCGAACGGCTGGCGGCGGGCATTCCGGGCGCCGGGCTGCGGGTGTACCCCGGCACCGGGCACATGCCGCACCTGGAGCGGCCGGCCGACTTCCTGCGCGACCTGCGCGGCTTTCTGGAGACGCACGGCTGA
- a CDS encoding erythromycin esterase family protein, producing the protein MSDRIPRPPGWDMTEPRRALSAFLDALPARPQLLGLGEPTHGVDAFPAWRNRIFQALVEDHGFRSIALESDIVAGLRVDAHVTAGQGTLDGAMQGSFSHGFGGVQANRDLVAWMRIFNTGRERADQLRFYGFDPPLEWWAPSPRASLLALHAFLSEQLDSLPVDRATLERLCGDDARWADPAAVMDAAQSIGNSREARQLRLLADDLWTLLQTSGPGLADHPDVWEAQLQARTAVGLLRYHAGLADPAPNYRRLERGSALRDLMMADHLGAIAEREGGRGPTLVFAHNVHLQRPRSTMKLGDWSVAWWSAGAHVSRRLGTGYAFIASALGTAPDRGIGDPAPDTPEGALVDPAHPATLYASRELTAALPGGLATRTDLPAQAGYFPLEVEGLALTDGVLMLNRAAD; encoded by the coding sequence ATGTCTGACCGGATCCCCCGGCCACCCGGCTGGGACATGACCGAGCCGCGCCGCGCCCTCTCGGCCTTTCTGGACGCCTTGCCCGCCCGGCCCCAGTTGCTGGGCCTGGGTGAACCCACCCACGGCGTGGACGCCTTCCCCGCGTGGCGCAACCGCATCTTCCAGGCGCTCGTGGAGGACCACGGCTTCCGCTCCATCGCCCTGGAGAGCGATATCGTCGCGGGCCTGCGGGTGGATGCCCACGTCACGGCGGGGCAGGGCACCCTGGACGGGGCCATGCAGGGCAGCTTCAGCCACGGCTTCGGCGGGGTGCAGGCCAACCGCGACCTCGTGGCGTGGATGAGGATCTTCAACACGGGCCGCGAGCGCGCCGACCAGCTGCGTTTCTACGGCTTCGACCCACCCCTGGAGTGGTGGGCGCCCAGCCCCCGGGCCAGCCTGCTCGCCCTGCACGCTTTTCTAAGCGAGCAGCTCGACAGCCTGCCCGTGGACCGGGCCACCCTGGAGCGCCTCTGCGGGGACGACGCCCGCTGGGCTGATCCGGCCGCCGTGATGGACGCGGCGCAGTCTATCGGGAACAGCCGTGAGGCCCGGCAGCTCCGGTTGCTGGCCGACGACCTCTGGACCCTGCTGCAAACGTCAGGGCCGGGGCTGGCCGATCACCCGGATGTCTGGGAGGCGCAGCTTCAGGCCCGCACGGCGGTGGGGCTGCTGCGCTACCACGCGGGGCTGGCGGACCCCGCCCCGAACTACCGCCGTCTGGAACGGGGATCGGCCCTGCGTGACCTGATGATGGCCGACCACCTGGGCGCCATCGCCGAGCGCGAGGGCGGGCGCGGGCCGACGCTGGTCTTCGCCCACAACGTCCACCTGCAACGCCCCCGCAGCACGATGAAGCTGGGAGACTGGAGCGTGGCGTGGTGGAGCGCCGGAGCGCACGTCAGCAGGCGCCTCGGCACCGGGTACGCCTTTATCGCCAGCGCTCTGGGAACGGCGCCGGACAGGGGCATCGGAGACCCGGCCCCGGACACGCCAGAGGGTGCCCTGGTGGACCCGGCTCACCCGGCCACCCTGTACGCCTCCCGGGAACTGACCGCCGCCCTCCCGGGAGGGCTGGCGACCCGGACGGATCTTCCCGCTCAGGCCGGGTATTTTCCGCTGGAGGTGGAAGGGCTGGCCCTCACCGACGGCGTGCTGATGCTCAACCGCGCCGCCGACTGA
- the nagA gene encoding N-acetylglucosamine-6-phosphate deacetylase, protein MSRGPQTVLRGQLVGPGGVVPGELRFGERLEAVTPLEGAPDDLYLLPGFVDTHVHGGGGGDTMDGPGGIRTLARLHARHGTTTLLPTTITAPWEQVLAALRGVREVMNAGGVPGGADVPGAHLEGPFISPGRLGAQPPHTLEPTLGRVAEVLATDTLRAVTLAPEVPGGREAALAFARAGVRVGIGHTRADADPVTALLEALHAAGGRTCATHLFNAMGGIEGRVPGPAGALLADSHACAEVILDGLHVHPTVFRLARAAAQGRVLLVTDAMRAAGLGDGESELGGQPVTVRGGRATLADGTLAGSVLTMDQALRNAVAAGVPLPGASVMASTAPAASVGLKDRGRLEVGLRADVVVLDRALQVRAVYVAGRPVELTARA, encoded by the coding sequence TTGAGCCGGGGGCCACAGACCGTCTTGCGTGGCCAGCTCGTGGGGCCGGGGGGCGTGGTTCCGGGCGAGCTGCGCTTCGGCGAGCGGCTGGAGGCGGTCACCCCGCTGGAGGGGGCGCCGGACGACCTGTACCTGTTGCCCGGCTTCGTGGACACCCACGTCCACGGCGGGGGCGGCGGCGACACGATGGACGGCCCCGGTGGGATCCGGACCCTGGCCCGCCTGCACGCCCGCCACGGCACGACGACCCTGCTGCCCACGACGATCACGGCGCCCTGGGAGCAGGTGCTGGCGGCCCTGCGGGGCGTGCGCGAGGTGATGAACGCGGGCGGCGTTCCGGGCGGCGCGGACGTGCCCGGCGCGCACCTCGAAGGCCCCTTCATCAGCCCGGGGCGGCTGGGGGCGCAACCGCCGCACACGCTGGAGCCGACGCTGGGGCGGGTGGCGGAGGTGCTGGCGACGGACACCCTGCGGGCCGTGACCCTGGCCCCCGAGGTCCCCGGCGGGCGGGAGGCCGCGCTGGCCTTTGCCCGCGCGGGGGTACGGGTGGGGATCGGCCACACCCGCGCCGACGCCGACCCCGTGACCGCGCTGCTGGAGGCGCTGCACGCGGCGGGCGGGCGGACCTGCGCCACCCACCTGTTCAACGCGATGGGGGGCATAGAGGGCCGCGTTCCCGGCCCGGCGGGGGCGCTGCTGGCCGATTCCCACGCCTGCGCCGAGGTCATTCTCGACGGGCTGCACGTCCATCCCACCGTTTTCCGGCTGGCGCGCGCCGCCGCCCAGGGCCGGGTACTGCTCGTCACCGACGCGATGCGCGCGGCGGGCCTGGGCGACGGCGAGAGCGAGCTGGGGGGACAACCCGTGACCGTGCGGGGGGGCCGCGCCACCCTGGCAGACGGCACCCTCGCCGGAAGCGTGCTGACGATGGATCAGGCGCTCAGGAACGCCGTCGCGGCGGGCGTCCCATTGCCTGGGGCGAGCGTGATGGCGAGCACGGCCCCCGCCGCCTCGGTCGGGCTGAAGGACCGGGGACGGCTGGAGGTGGGCCTGCGCGCCGACGTGGTCGTGCTCGACCGCGCATTGCAGGTGCGCGCCGTGTACGTGGCGGGCAGACCGGTTGAGCTGACAGCTCGCGCCTGA
- a CDS encoding DinB family protein: MTQAEWSGSVATLRSLGSSPAEVGARLERELNAFEAAVAAAQPRWHQRLPGREWTAAQESEHVILVNESSARIAALLVSDRALRPTPQVPGEQIGGKRVAPPGTVPGPDQPWEALAGRHAAARAALLAGLERATDNPERTFFHPFMGELTALDWLRMAAYHVGHHRRQLEGRGQG; the protein is encoded by the coding sequence ATGACCCAAGCAGAGTGGAGCGGGAGCGTGGCGACGTTGCGGTCCCTGGGAAGCTCGCCCGCCGAGGTAGGCGCGCGGCTGGAGCGCGAGCTGAACGCCTTCGAGGCCGCCGTGGCCGCCGCGCAGCCGCGCTGGCACCAGCGGCTGCCGGGCCGCGAGTGGACGGCCGCGCAGGAGAGCGAGCACGTGATTCTGGTCAACGAAAGCTCGGCGCGCATCGCGGCGCTGCTGGTTTCCGACCGGGCGCTGCGGCCCACGCCCCAGGTGCCCGGCGAGCAGATCGGCGGCAAGCGGGTGGCGCCGCCCGGCACGGTGCCGGGGCCGGATCAACCCTGGGAGGCGCTGGCAGGGCGCCACGCCGCCGCCCGGGCGGCCCTGCTGGCGGGGCTGGAGCGGGCGACCGACAACCCGGAACGGACCTTTTTCCACCCCTTCATGGGCGAGCTGACCGCGCTCGACTGGCTGCGGATGGCCGCCTACCACGTCGGGCACCACCGCAGGCAACTGGAGGGCCGGGGGCAGGGTTGA
- a CDS encoding bifunctional metallophosphatase/5'-nucleotidase: protein MKFWLLTAALLGSAATAAPLTVTILHTDDLHGHLDPVKVGEGTYGGYSRQTTLVRKHTAEDPNPLVLSGGDTFQGTLFYNVYQGLADVLFMNYQGYQAMAVGNHEFDNGPEALARFAQKAQFPLLASNLDLSAEPLLKDLIKPYAILNVGGQKVGVIGAVTPDLPLISSPGDNVKMLELMASLNNSVKALQGEGINKVILVSHLGYTLEQEVAKTVPGIDVIVGGHSHTLLGTFDNKDFPTPEGPYPTVVPNPDGNRTLLVAAWEWGKVLGRLKVTFNDAGAVEAFEGNPIVVSADVAEDPTAKRMIETLSVPIAALRRQVIGNTTSGLNGAREIVRKRESGMANVLADAALAAGQRAGAVMAFVNGGGVRSSIDAGPITFEEAITVQPFGNTLTILDLTGAEIKQALEHGVATWSENKGQFLHVSKGVSYTFDLSRPAGSRVTAVTLNGQPLSDTQTYTVAMNTFTAKGGDGFDVFKNAKGRRLDTGTLDVDLLVNYFKANPTVDAQPEGRIVLVNEPK from the coding sequence ATGAAATTCTGGCTGCTTACCGCCGCGCTGCTGGGGTCCGCCGCGACCGCCGCGCCCCTCACCGTGACCATCCTCCACACCGACGACCTGCACGGTCACCTCGATCCGGTCAAGGTGGGCGAGGGCACCTACGGGGGCTACTCCCGCCAGACCACGCTGGTCCGCAAGCACACGGCCGAGGACCCCAATCCCCTCGTGCTGTCGGGCGGCGACACCTTCCAGGGCACGCTCTTTTACAACGTCTACCAGGGGCTGGCCGACGTGCTGTTCATGAACTACCAGGGCTATCAGGCGATGGCGGTGGGCAACCACGAGTTCGACAACGGCCCCGAGGCCCTCGCCCGCTTTGCCCAGAAGGCCCAGTTCCCGCTGCTGGCCTCCAACCTCGACCTCAGCGCCGAGCCGCTGCTCAAAGACCTGATCAAGCCCTACGCGATCCTCAACGTGGGCGGGCAGAAGGTCGGGGTGATCGGCGCCGTGACGCCCGATCTGCCCCTGATCAGCTCGCCTGGCGACAACGTGAAGATGCTCGAACTGATGGCGAGCCTGAACAACAGTGTGAAGGCGCTTCAGGGCGAGGGGATCAACAAGGTCATTCTGGTCTCGCACCTGGGCTACACGCTGGAGCAGGAAGTGGCGAAGACCGTGCCCGGCATCGACGTGATCGTGGGCGGGCACTCGCACACCCTGCTGGGCACCTTCGACAACAAGGACTTCCCCACCCCGGAGGGGCCTTACCCCACGGTCGTCCCCAACCCCGACGGCAACCGCACGCTGCTGGTCGCTGCCTGGGAATGGGGCAAGGTGCTGGGCCGCCTGAAGGTCACCTTCAACGACGCGGGCGCGGTCGAGGCCTTCGAGGGCAACCCCATCGTGGTGTCCGCCGACGTGGCCGAGGACCCCACCGCCAAGCGCATGATCGAGACGCTCAGCGTGCCCATCGCCGCCCTGCGCCGTCAGGTCATCGGCAACACGACGTCGGGCCTCAACGGCGCCCGCGAAATTGTCCGCAAGCGCGAGAGCGGCATGGCGAACGTGCTGGCCGACGCCGCCCTGGCCGCCGGGCAGCGCGCCGGTGCGGTGATGGCCTTCGTCAACGGCGGCGGCGTGCGCTCCTCCATCGACGCGGGGCCGATCACCTTCGAGGAGGCGATCACCGTGCAGCCGTTCGGCAACACGCTGACGATCCTCGACCTGACCGGCGCCGAGATCAAGCAGGCGCTGGAGCACGGCGTGGCGACCTGGAGCGAGAACAAGGGCCAGTTCCTGCACGTCTCCAAGGGCGTGAGCTACACCTTCGACCTCTCCAGACCCGCCGGAAGCCGCGTCACCGCCGTCACCCTGAACGGTCAGCCGCTGTCCGACACCCAGACCTACACGGTCGCGATGAACACCTTCACCGCCAAGGGCGGCGACGGCTTCGACGTGTTCAAGAACGCGAAGGGCCGCCGCCTGGACACCGGCACCCTCGACGTGGACCTGCTGGTGAACTACTTCAAGGCCAACCCCACCGTGGACGCCCAGCCGGAAGGCCGCATCGTGCTGGTGAACGAACCCAAGTAA
- the hmpA gene encoding NO-inducible flavohemoprotein has product MLTPQQTAIVKATVPALEAHGETITRLFYASMFQAHPELLNIFNPANQKTGRQARSLAASVLAYAANIDHPERLGGMVGRIAHKHVSLEVLPEHYPIVGEHLLGAIATVLGDAATPEILDAWAAAYGQLAEIMIGVEDRMYTGAAEQPGGWRGFKPFRVVGKVQESRVIASLVLEPVDGQPLPDFRPGQYLSVKVRVPGQDTDQIRQYSLSDAPNSRTYRIAVKRELAPQSDPFAPGGLISNFLHDDVQEGDELLVHTPAGDFCLQDSERPVVLLSGGVGVTPMLSMLNALVASGSDRPVLFVHATLGASAHAFREHVNELARTHAHIRKLVYYTDVTAEDRPGEHHDEAGLIRLETLRPHLPQGGAEYYYCGPEGFTQAVENILDRLNVPAERRFTETFGPSQSFAPVLAPAGAAG; this is encoded by the coding sequence ATGCTGACCCCCCAACAGACCGCCATCGTCAAGGCCACCGTTCCCGCGCTCGAAGCGCACGGCGAAACCATTACCCGGCTCTTTTACGCCTCCATGTTCCAGGCGCACCCGGAACTGCTCAACATCTTCAACCCGGCCAACCAGAAGACCGGACGGCAGGCACGCAGCCTGGCCGCCTCGGTGCTGGCCTACGCGGCGAACATCGACCACCCCGAGCGGCTGGGCGGCATGGTGGGGCGCATCGCGCACAAGCACGTCAGCCTGGAGGTGCTACCCGAGCACTACCCCATCGTGGGCGAGCACCTGCTGGGGGCCATCGCCACCGTGCTGGGCGACGCCGCCACACCCGAGATTCTGGACGCCTGGGCGGCGGCCTACGGCCAACTCGCCGAGATCATGATCGGCGTGGAGGACCGGATGTACACGGGCGCGGCCGAGCAACCCGGCGGCTGGCGCGGCTTCAAACCCTTCCGGGTGGTGGGCAAGGTGCAAGAAAGCCGCGTGATCGCCTCGCTGGTCCTTGAACCCGTGGACGGCCAGCCGCTGCCGGACTTCCGGCCCGGGCAGTACCTCAGCGTGAAGGTGCGGGTGCCGGGCCAGGACACCGACCAGATTCGCCAGTACAGCCTCAGCGACGCGCCGAACAGCCGCACGTACCGCATCGCGGTCAAGCGCGAACTCGCCCCGCAGAGTGACCCCTTCGCCCCCGGCGGCCTGATTTCCAACTTTCTGCACGACGACGTGCAGGAAGGCGACGAGCTGCTGGTCCACACCCCGGCGGGCGACTTCTGCCTGCAAGATTCGGAGCGCCCGGTCGTGCTGCTGAGCGGCGGGGTGGGGGTCACGCCCATGCTGTCCATGTTGAATGCGCTGGTGGCCTCCGGCTCTGACCGCCCGGTCCTGTTCGTCCACGCGACGCTGGGCGCCTCGGCCCACGCCTTCCGCGAGCATGTCAACGAGCTGGCCCGCACGCACGCCCACATCCGCAAGCTGGTCTACTACACCGACGTGACCGCCGAAGACCGCCCCGGCGAGCACCACGACGAGGCCGGGCTGATCCGGCTGGAGACGCTGCGCCCGCACCTGCCGCAGGGGGGCGCCGAGTACTACTACTGTGGCCCGGAAGGCTTCACCCAGGCTGTGGAGAACATCCTCGACCGCCTGAATGTGCCCGCCGAGCGCCGCTTCACCGAGACGTTCGGCCCCAGCCAGAGCTTCGCGCCCGTGCTGGCGCCAGCGGGGGCGGCAGGCTGA
- a CDS encoding cupin domain-containing protein, translating into MTTDSIRPAAPQVLVKAPGGRALLFEYRAGQGLPPHTHAGQAVVVAVLGGRLRLHVDGQPRDLAAGEVTHVQTDGFFSSQALEDGTRVLVTLLDLA; encoded by the coding sequence ATGACCACTGACTCCATCCGGCCTGCCGCCCCGCAGGTGCTGGTCAAAGCGCCCGGAGGCCGCGCCCTGCTGTTCGAGTACCGCGCGGGCCAGGGCCTGCCGCCGCACACCCACGCCGGACAGGCCGTGGTCGTCGCCGTGCTGGGTGGGCGGCTGCGCCTGCACGTGGACGGCCAGCCGCGCGACCTCGCGGCGGGCGAGGTGACCCACGTCCAGACGGACGGCTTCTTTTCCAGTCAGGCGCTGGAGGACGGCACCCGCGTCCTGGTTACCCTGCTCGACCTCGCCTGA
- a CDS encoding group III truncated hemoglobin produces the protein MTLSLTPETSLFARVGEEALRRLLWTFYARVTQDPDLGPVFARKIGPFPRAGWPLHISRLEGFWRAVTGGPSAYRGQPGPAHGGLGIGPAHFDRWLTLWEETLSEQLGPAEATAMLTLARRMRPNLERFAQPFPEVPVHDH, from the coding sequence ATGACGCTGTCCCTCACCCCGGAGACGAGCCTGTTTGCCCGCGTGGGCGAGGAGGCCTTGCGCCGCCTGCTGTGGACCTTCTACGCCCGCGTGACCCAGGACCCTGACCTCGGCCCGGTCTTTGCCCGCAAGATCGGTCCCTTTCCGCGCGCAGGCTGGCCCCTGCACATCTCCCGGCTGGAAGGCTTCTGGCGGGCGGTGACGGGCGGGCCGAGCGCGTACCGGGGTCAGCCCGGCCCCGCGCACGGCGGCCTGGGCATCGGCCCGGCGCATTTTGACCGCTGGCTGACGCTGTGGGAGGAGACGCTGAGCGAGCAGCTCGGTCCCGCCGAGGCCACGGCCATGCTGACCCTGGCCCGCCGGATGCGCCCCAATCTGGAACGTTTCGCTCAGCCTTTCCCGGAGGTCCCCGTCCATGACCACTGA